From Rhodamnia argentea isolate NSW1041297 chromosome 10, ASM2092103v1, whole genome shotgun sequence, a single genomic window includes:
- the LOC115739233 gene encoding transcription elongation factor TFIIS-like, with protein sequence MEAELVEVFRLASKAADAAAVNGKGGGADEEGRCIDALQRLKSFPVTTQVLVSTQVGKGLRRLTKHPRKKIQAFASDLIQQWKQIVMEESKGCKRNASVDNHECAKTGENKVENSSSFQSEAKKRKTEPNGTPDSEKLSPNPAQPVSAMVAKYDDLMRDRARELLFEALSRVSGEASNDIIDEVNACDPSSIAVSVESTLFQNWGCMNGTHKMKYRSIMFNIKDPNNPDFRRKPLLGHVEPERLLNMTTEEMASNERQLRNQQIKERALSRCELGTAPEAMMDQLNRG encoded by the exons ATGGAGGCAGAGTTGGTGGAGGTGTTCCGATTGGCCAGCAAAGCTGCGGATGCGGCGGCTGTGAATGGGAAAGGCGGAGGGGCCGACGAAGAAGGGCGGTGCATCGACGCCTTGCAGCGCCTCAAGTCCTTCCCGGTCACGACTCAAGTCCTCGTCTCCACTCAG GTTGGGAAAGGTCTTAGGCGCCTTACAAAACATCCTAGGAAAAAGATACAAGCTTTTGCATCCGACTTGATTCAGCAGTGGAAACAAATTGTCATGGAAGAATCGAAAGGATGCAAGAGGAATGCAAGTGTGGACAATCATGAATGTGCAAAAACTGGGGAGAATAAGGTAGAAAACTCCTCCTCTTTCCAGTCGgaagcaaagaaaaggaaaaccgaGCCAAATGGAACTCCTGATTCTGAAAAGCTGTCTCCTAATCCTGCTCAGCCGGTGTCTGCTATGGTGGCTAAATACGACGACCTGATGAGGGACAGAGCACGGGAACTTCTCTTCGAGGCTTTGTCCAGAGTTTCTGGTGAAGCCAGCAACGACATCATCGACGAGGTGAACGCATGTGACCCATCTAGCATCGCTGTCTCCGTTGAGTCAACTCTGTTCCAAAATTGGGGTTGTATGAACGGCACCCACAAGATGAAGTACAGGTCCATAATGTTCAACATTAAGGATCCCAACAATCCGGATTTCCGGAGAAAACCGCTTCTCGGCCACGTCGAGCCAGAGAGGCTCCTGAACATGACCACGGAAGAAATGGCCAGTAATGAGAGGCAGCTTCGAAATCAACAAATAAAGGAGAGAGCTTTGTCCAGGTGTGAGCTAGGAACTGCACCAGAAGCCATGATGGATCAACTCAACCGTGGCTGA